GCGACGATCAACCGTATAAGAGTGGAGTGGAGGAGGATATTCCAGAAGAtgttaccacaggtaagtaataatgaatttagaaagtgaaatgGGAGGTTTGTTAAAGTATTGTCCAGcccttaaaaattgatggcctatcctcacgaTATGCCATCAATAGCTAAAAATAGTCATGCTCCTCTGTCCCCGACAATGTTATGACGTCGTACCCGCATTTCAGAGCTCAGAGCTATGAAAATTCTTGCAAATAAAAGCAAAACGACAATTTTTCCGCTATTTTTATAGTCATGGCATAATGTTATGAATTCCTGCGATTctctccaaaagacaaattttTAGTGTGAGGTGAGAACTCTGTACATGCAGCTTTAGTTATTATTGAGAAATACTTGCAGCAAACATTAGACATCTAGGGCAAAGTGCACATCGGAGTCCGAGAAATGCTGGAAATTCAGAAAAAATCTTTAACAAAGCAGACAGAGATGCAAGACGCTACTGCAAGGAATACATGAGAGAGTTCAGGCAGGCTATGAGTACAGGGAGCTTTAGCAGAGAGAGGCATCCCAATTTTCTGCATGTCTACTGTTTCCTGTAACTAGGGACTGAATTTGCAGAACCACAGGTTGACAACAAATTATAGAAAAGGAGTCACCTATTGGCACTTTATACAGACTTTGCAAGgataatgcagattttttttcatagAAAGCAAGTAGCAAAATTGCTAGATATCAGGTATACTAATTAGATTAACAcaagtttttaattaaaaattactGTCCATTTAAAGTGTTTTTGAATTCTTTATAAGGCTGGAATTAGGCATTCAATTTCTGTGGCAGTATTTGGtgaagttttttgagccaaagccagtgcTGGTTTTGAAAGGAATGGCtcatacctttccttcctgctggatccacttctgattgactatatatatataaaaaaaactgcatgcagCCTAATATGTCATAAAGTTGTCTACTTTGTGGTTTGAAAAATCACAAAATccatttttaatcctaacagaagaTGCCAGTACGAACTCTGAGGGAAACGTAAAGTTTTCAATAAATTatgaagtagaagatgaagatgtCAAGCAGCAGTCTTCAGCAGAACATTACATTGCCCTTAATGTACATCCAGAGCTTCACAGTAAAGATCTATCATATAATTCCCCTAATCATGAGGAACCTTCTGACgaatcacagattgttaccacaagtacagctcaggaagggggtaaaaggtttcaatgtggtaaacaGTTCACAAAAATTTCAGGTCTTTATAAGCACAGAAGAATTCACACAGAAgacaagccgtattcatgttcagaatgtgggaaatattttacAACTAATtcacatcttgttacacataagagaattcacacaAGAGAAAAactgtattcatgttcagaatgtggaaaatgttttacagaaaaatctaatcttgttacacatgtgagaattcacacaggagagaaaccatattcatgtccagaatgtgggaaaagttttacacaaaaatcaagtcttgttaagcatatgagaattcacacaggagagaagccatattcgtgttcagaatgtggaaaaaattttgcagaaaaatcaaatcttgttacacatgagagaagtcacacaggagagacatattcatgttcagaatgtgggaaatgttttacacaaaaatcacttctagttaaacatgagagaagtcacacaggagagaaaccatattcatgttcagaatgtgggacattttttacagataaatcaagtcttgttaaacatgagagaagtcacacaggagagaatccgtattcatgttcagaatgtgggaaatgttttacagtaaaatcaagtcttgttacacataagagaattcacacaggagagaaaccatattcatgttcagaatgtgggaagtgctttagagaaaaaacacatCTTACTTTACATGAGAGACTTCACACAGGAGTAAAACCATATTCATgtgcagaatgtgggaaatgttttgcagataaatcaagtcttgttacacatgagagaattcacacaggagtgaagccgtattcatgttcagaatgtgggaaatgttttagagaaaaatcaaatcttgttacacatgagagaagtcacacaggagagaaaccatattcatgttcagaatgtgggaaatgttttacaaataaaccaagtcttgttaaacatgagagaagccacacaggagagaatccctattcatgttcagaatgtgggaaatgttttacagtaaaatcaagtcttgttgcacataagagaattcacacaggagtgaagccatattcatgttcagaatgtgggaagtgctTTAGAGATAAAACACATCTTActttacatgagagaattcacacaggagtaaAACCATatgcatgttcagaatgtgggaa
The genomic region above belongs to Rhinoderma darwinii isolate aRhiDar2 chromosome 1 unlocalized genomic scaffold, aRhiDar2.hap1 SUPER_1_unloc_4, whole genome shotgun sequence and contains:
- the LOC142673167 gene encoding uncharacterized protein LOC142673167 isoform X2 gives rise to the protein MDKDRNEMSRRILDFTLEIIYLLSGEEYTIVKKTSGDCTTPIIHLQGSGGWSNSQSPITKPPPHSRIHEKNNKKKILEVIYKMTALLTGEVPIRCQDVSVYFSMEEWEYLEGHKDLYEEVMMENYRPRTSQDRSSRRNPPERCSSPLYSQDCPEENHNVPENHQGDDLTNMKAEDDAEEEWVSDDQPYKSGVEEDIPEDVTTEDASTNSEGNVKFSINYEVEDEDVKQQSSAEHYIALNVHPELHSKDLSYNSPNHEEPSDESQIVTTSTAQEGGKRFQCGKQFTKISGLYKHRRIHTEDKPYSCSECGKYFTTNSHLVTHKRIHTREKLYSCSECGKCFTEKSNLVTHVRIHTGEKPYSCPECGKSFTQKSSLVKHMRIHTGEKPYSCSECGKNFAEKSNLVTHERSHTGETYSCSECGKCFTQKSLLVKHERSHTGEKPYSCSECGTFFTDKSSLVKHERSHTGENPYSCSECGKCFTVKSSLVTHKRIHTGEKPYSCSECGKCFREKTHLTLHERLHTGVKPYSCAECGKCFADKSSLVTHERIHTGVKPYSCSECGKCFREKSNLVTHERSHTGEKPYSCSECGKCFTNKPSLVKHERSHTGENPYSCSECGKCFTVKSSLVAHKRIHTGVKPYSCSECGKCFRDKTHLTLHERIHTGVKPYACSECGKCFADKSSLVKHEGTHTGEKPYSCTECGKCFTDKSHLVIHERIHSGVKPYSCSECGKCFREKSYLVIHERSHTGDKPFSCSNCGKCFALKSSLAKHEKIHTGEKPYSCSECGKCFTQKSSLLTHEIIHTGVKPYSCSECGKCFRYKTGLTLHERIHTGEKPYSCLECGKCFAVKSSLVIHERSHTGEKLFSCSKCGKCFTVKSSLVTHERIHTGEKPYSCSECGKCFTHKSSLFKHEKTHRGEKTF